A genomic stretch from Aquila chrysaetos chrysaetos chromosome 1, bAquChr1.4, whole genome shotgun sequence includes:
- the LOC115343324 gene encoding uncharacterized protein LOC115343324 has protein sequence MQKERASMNQKAKVKSGPVCRSGESGSGLLPDSLSEPPSAFACVVEKLHQNRMGETSLNNLSLRALPCGGKGSCPTTRCRCTHVPNLIKYTLFCYMHTRTLEIFCRQCSEQPWEVAHSVVSLQFVAEVLHDARRVRTGAVILKKEETISLTMSSSQHGFLKNKSPPCCQVPAIQILTYKTTEVFCAWSCSSSSVDADQHLGAAFLQPRKAQRLQVIFMMHSQTHRRVSKMTAWF, from the exons atgcagaaagaaagagcCTCTATGAACCAGAAGGCCAAGGTGAAGAGTGGGCCTGTCTGCAGGTCAGGAGAGTCAGGTTCAGGTCTCCTTCCAGACAGTCTGTCTGAGCCCCCGTCAGCATTTGCGTGTGTAGTGGAAAAACTTCATCAGAACAGAATGGGAGAGACATCCCTGAACAACCTGTCACTTAGAGCACTGCCCTGTGGCGGGAAAGGTTCCTGCCCTACCACCAGATGTAGATGCACACATGTGCCTAATTTAATCAAATACACACTGTTCTGCTATATGCATACACGGACGTTGGAGATTTTTTGCAGGCAATGTAGTGAGCAGCCATGGGAGGTGGCGCACAGCGTCGTTTCTCTTCAGTTTGTTGCAGAAGTACTGCATGACGCACGTCGTGTCCGAACAGG AGCTGTCATCctgaaaaaggaggaaacaatCAGTTTGACCATGAGTAGCAGCCAACATGGATTTCTCAAGAATAAATCACCTCCTTGTTGTCAG GTACCAGCAATTCAGATCCTGACTTACAAAACAACAGAAGTGTTTTGTGCTTGGTCTTGCTCTAGTTCTTCAGTAGATGCAGATCAACATCTCGGGGCCGCCTTCCTGCAGCCTAGGAAAGCACAGAGGTTGCAGGTCATATTCATGATGCACTCGCAAACTCACAGGAGAGTTTCCAAAATGACGGCTTGGTTTTAG